DNA from Candidatus Woesearchaeota archaeon:
CAAAAAGCATACAGAGCACACTATAATCTTCGGCAAGAAAAGAAGCCCCTCTTCAATGTCCTATGGATCCAAGTACAGGGCCAGAAAAAGAGGCCAGGCAAGGGGCCATGGAAATCTTGGCCGTTATTCAAAGCCAGCTGTCACAAAATTCAAGATGACGGGCAAGAAGCAGACAAAGAAGACGGATCTGAGATACGAATGCAAGGTCTGCAAGAAACAGCACATCCAAAAGAAAGGAATAAGAGCCAAAAAAGTGGAATTCAAGCAGTAAGTTCGAAAACTATATAAATAGCTCTCTTTTTTCTCTTCTCAACATCAAGGGGGTTTAAAACATGAAACTAAAAGAGCCAACAAGCAAATTCATAAAGATAAGGTGCGCTAAATGCAAGAATGAGCAGATCTGCTTTGGAAAATCAACATCTGTTGTCAACTGCCTTGTCTGCGGCAAGCCATTGATAGAGCCGACCGGAGGCAAGACGCGCGTAAAAGGCCGCGTTCTAGAGGTGCTTGAGTAATGTTTTTCAAAAAAACCGGCTTTCCCGAAGAGGATGAGCTTGTTTTGTGCACTGTGACTGATATCCAGTATCATTCTGTTTTCTGCAGCTTAGATGAATACGGAAGAATCGGCATGATTCACATTTCAGAAGTTGCTCCTGGAAGAATAAGGAACATCTACGATTTTGTAAAGAAAGACAAGAAAGTTGTCTGCAAGGTTCTGAGAATTGACTCGGAAAAAGGGCACATTGACCTTTCTCTGAGGAGAGTCACAGAAACCCAGAAGAAAAACAAGCTGGACCAGGTTAAAAAAGAGCAGCTGGCAGAAAAGATAATCGAGCAGGCTGCAAAAGAGCTGAATACTGATGTTAAAAAATTATATGACTCTATTGCAGGCATCATCTTTAAAAAATATTCCCGCATATACGCCTGTTTTTATGACATTGTTGAAGGCAAAGCAGGCTT
Protein-coding regions in this window:
- a CDS encoding 50S ribosomal protein L44e, giving the protein MKLPKTTKRYCPYCKKHTEHTIIFGKKRSPSSMSYGSKYRARKRGQARGHGNLGRYSKPAVTKFKMTGKKQTKKTDLRYECKVCKKQHIQKKGIRAKKVEFKQ
- a CDS encoding 30S ribosomal protein S27e, producing the protein MKLKEPTSKFIKIRCAKCKNEQICFGKSTSVVNCLVCGKPLIEPTGGKTRVKGRVLEVLE
- a CDS encoding S1 RNA-binding domain-containing protein; the protein is MFFKKTGFPEEDELVLCTVTDIQYHSVFCSLDEYGRIGMIHISEVAPGRIRNIYDFVKKDKKVVCKVLRIDSEKGHIDLSLRRVTETQKKNKLDQVKKEQLAEKIIEQAAKELNTDVKKLYDSIAGIIFKKYSRIYACFYDIVEGKAGLEELGIEKKTAKILEDLVKSRIKKQQVVINGELMLKSYQPNGIEIVKDALKNAKISDKLTIRYKGGGKYVVDVNADDYKEAEKLLNTAMDNATSFIRKKNGEGEFVRIK